In the genome of Segnochrobactrum spirostomi, the window TGATCCCGGGTGGCAAGCAGGACCTTGCGATGCAGCTCCTGCTCACCCCCCTCATCCTCAAGCTGATCGACCGCAAGCGCCGCGTCTCCTGACGCCGCGCCGGCCGACCGCCCTTTACGCAAAAAGAACCGATCGGAGGAGACGACGCATGGCCCTCGTTTCGATGCGCCAGCTTCTGGACCACGCCGCGGAGCACCGCTATGGCCTGCCGGCGTTCAACGTGAATTCGATGGAGCAGATCAAGGCGATCATGGACGCCGCGGCGGCGACGCGCAGCCCGGTGATCCTGCAGGGCTCCGCCGGCGCCCGGCGCTATGCCGGCGAGGCGTTCCTGCGCCATCTGGTGGCGGCCGCGGTCGAGACCTATCCCGACATCCCGATCGTGATGCACCAGGACCACGGCGCCTCGCCGGCGGTGTGCATCAACGCCATCCGCTCCGGGTTCTCCTCGGTGATGATGGACGGCTCGCTGAAGGAAGACGGCAAGACGCCGGCCGACCACGATTACAACATCGCCGTGACGCGGAAGGTCGTCGAACTGGCCCATGCGGTCGGCGTCTCCGTCGAAGGGGAGCTCGGCTGCCTCGGCTCGCTCGAAACCGGGGCCGGCGACAAGGAGGACGGCCACGGCGCCGAGGGCAAGCTCGACCGCGACCAACTCCTCACCGACCCCAACGAGGCGGCCGAATTTGTCCAGGCGACCCAGTGCGACGCGCTCGCAATCGCCATCGGCACCTCCCACGGCGCCTACAAGTTCACCCGCCGCCCGACCGGCGACATCCTCGCGATCGATCGGATCAAGGAGATCCACGCCCGCGTTCCGAACACCCATCTCGTCATGCACGGCTCCTCGTCGGTGCCGCAGGATCTCCTCGAGGAGATCCGCGTCCACGGCGGCGAGATCCGCGAGACCTACGGGGTGCCGGTCGAGGAGATCCAGGAAGGCATCCGCTACGGCGTGCGCAAGGTGAACATCGACACCGACATCCGCCTCGCCATGACGGCTGCGATCCGCCGCGTTGCCGCGCGCGACAAGTCCGAGTTCGACCCCCGGAAGTTCATGCAAGCGGCGATGGACGAAGCGAAGCGCGTCTGCATCTCGCGCTTCGAAGCGTTCGGCGCCGCGGGCCAGGCGGATCGCATCCGCCCGATCGGCCTCGACCGCATGGCGAGCCGCTATGCGAGCGGAGAGTTGTCGCAGGTCGTCCACTGATCCGGCTCCCGTCGGCGGGCTCCGGGCGGGGCACGACGCGGGACGGACGGAGGGGCGGTCTTGGTCGGGAAGCCACGCCCCTCTCGAGGGGCCGCCGGAGGCGATCCGGCGGCCCTTTTCGAAGCATGGCAGGCGAGGCTGCGCCGTGAGAGGGCCGCCGAACGCCGCTCCGACCGAACGAAACACACAGATGAGCGTGCTCCGACGTCGTCGAGACGCGGACGCACACGAGCCAAGGAGGGGGCGATGGCCCGTCAGCATCCGATCATCGCGCCGTCGATCCTGTCGGCGAACTTCGCCCGTCTCGGCGAAGAGGTCGCCGCGGTGCTCGCCGGCGGCGCCGAGTGGATCCATTTCGACGTGATGGACAACCACTATGTCCCGAACCTCACGATCGGTCCGCTGGTCCTGCAATCGCTGCGGCCGGAGACGCCGGCGCCGATCGACGTGCATCTGATGGTCAAGCCCGTCGATGCGCTGATCGAGGCGTTCGCCGCCGCCGGTGCCGACATCATCTCGTTCCATCCGGAAGCGAGTGAGCATGTCGATCGCTCGATCCAGTTGATCCGCTCGAAGGGCGTGAAGGCGGGCCTCGTGCTCAATCCGGCGACGCCTCTCGCGGTGCTCGACCACACCTTGGACGCCCTCGATCTCGTCCTCGTCATGTCGGTCAATCCCGGTTTCGGCGGGCAGCCGTTCATCCCGGGCGCGTTCGACAAGCTGCGCCGCATCCGCCGCCTGATCGACGCGAGCGGCCGAGACATCCGCCTCGAGGTCGACGGCGGCGTGAAGCTCGACAATATCGGAGCGATCGCCGAGGCCGGGGCCGACACCTTCGTCGCCGGCAGCGCCATCTTCGGCGCCCCGGATTATGCGACGGCGATCCGCGCGATGCAGGCCCGGATCGGCGAGAGCGTCGCCGCGTGAGGCGTCCGCGCGCCGGTCGTTCGCAGACCCGAGCCCAAGCGGGTTGACAGCCCGGCCCCCGGCGGGCACGTCCTGAGATTGCGCCACCGACCGTGGCCGGCTCGGGACAGAACGAATGACCGATATTCGGGATGCGTGGACGACGGAGGTCGCCTCGTGGGGCGGCGTCGCACGGCCACGTCATCTCGTGCTCCGTCCGGGCACGCGTGCAGAGGCGCGTGCGATCGTTGCCGACGATAGCCGTCTGCCGTTGCTCGCCCACGGCTGTGGCCGCTCCTATGGCGACGTCGCCCTGAACCCAGAGGGGCGCCTCGTCCAGATGACGGGGCTCGACCGCTTCATCGCCTTCGACCGCGACACC includes:
- the fba gene encoding class II fructose-bisphosphate aldolase (catalyzes the reversible aldol condensation of dihydroxyacetonephosphate and glyceraldehyde 3-phosphate in the Calvin cycle, glycolysis, and/or gluconeogenesis) codes for the protein MALVSMRQLLDHAAEHRYGLPAFNVNSMEQIKAIMDAAAATRSPVILQGSAGARRYAGEAFLRHLVAAAVETYPDIPIVMHQDHGASPAVCINAIRSGFSSVMMDGSLKEDGKTPADHDYNIAVTRKVVELAHAVGVSVEGELGCLGSLETGAGDKEDGHGAEGKLDRDQLLTDPNEAAEFVQATQCDALAIAIGTSHGAYKFTRRPTGDILAIDRIKEIHARVPNTHLVMHGSSSVPQDLLEEIRVHGGEIRETYGVPVEEIQEGIRYGVRKVNIDTDIRLAMTAAIRRVAARDKSEFDPRKFMQAAMDEAKRVCISRFEAFGAAGQADRIRPIGLDRMASRYASGELSQVVH
- the rpe gene encoding ribulose-phosphate 3-epimerase; translation: MARQHPIIAPSILSANFARLGEEVAAVLAGGAEWIHFDVMDNHYVPNLTIGPLVLQSLRPETPAPIDVHLMVKPVDALIEAFAAAGADIISFHPEASEHVDRSIQLIRSKGVKAGLVLNPATPLAVLDHTLDALDLVLVMSVNPGFGGQPFIPGAFDKLRRIRRLIDASGRDIRLEVDGGVKLDNIGAIAEAGADTFVAGSAIFGAPDYATAIRAMQARIGESVAA